One Mycolicibacterium rufum genomic window, CGACGCCATGCGCGACATCATGGCGCTGCAGGATCCGCAGATCCGCGCTCGGAATCTGCTGGGACCGAACGACTATGGTGCCATCACCGCGCCCACGCTGGTGGTGTGGACGAGTGACGATCCGACCGCCGACGTCGAGGAGGGGCGGCGGATCGCGTCGATGATCCCGGGCGCCCGGTTCGAGGTGATGGCGGGATGCGGGCACTGGCCGCAGTACGAGGATCCCAAGACGTTCGACCGGCTGCACCTGGACTTCCTGCTGGGGCGGACATGACCGGCGGCCACGACGTGGACGTCGTCATCGTCGGAGCGGGGCCGTCCGGGCTCACGCTCGCCAACATCCTGGGCCTGCAGGGAGTTCGCACGCTCGTCGCCGAGGAGCGCGACACCCTCATCGACTACCCCCGCGGCGTCGGTCTGGACGACGAGGCATTGCGCACCTTCCAGTCGATCGGTCTGGTCGACCGCGTCCTGCCGCACACCGTGCCCAACCAGATCCTGCGGTTCTTCGACGGCAAGCGCCGCCTGCTCGCCGAGATGGCCCCTCCGGACGCGCGATTCGGGTGGCCCAAGCGCAACGGCTTCGTCCAGCCGATGGTCGACGCCGAATTGTTCGCCGGACTGCACCGTTTCGACCACGTCGACGTGCAGTTCGGGCGCACGATGGCGACCTGTATCGAGGACGACGACGGCGTCACGGTCGAGTTCGGCGAGGGCCCCCCGGTACGCGCGCGCTACGTCGTGGGGTGCGACGGCGGGCGCAGCGCGACCCGGCGGCTCATGGGTGTCTCGTTCGACGGCACCACCTCCCCGACCCGGTGGCTGGTCGTCGATCTCGCCAACGATCCGCTGGGCCACCCGAACAGCGAGGTCGGCGCCGACCCGCGCCGACCCTATGTCTCGATCTCGATCGCCCACGGCATCCGCCGGTTCGAGTTCCTCATCCATCCGCACGAGACCGACGAACAGGCCGACGACCCGGCCTTCGTCACGCAGATGCTCGCCGAACGCGTCCCGTATCCCGAGCAGGTCGACATGATCCGCCACCGCGTCTACACCCACCATTCGCGCATCGCGTCCTCGTTCCGCCGGGGTCGGCTGATGCTCGCCGGCGACGCCGCCCACCTGATGCCGGTGTGGCAGGGCCAGGGTTACAACAGCGGCATCCGCGACGCCGCCAACCTCGGCTGGAAGCTCGCCGCCGTCGTCACCGGCCAGGCCGAGGACGCACTGCTGGACACCTACGACGTCGAACGCCGCAGGCACGCGCGGGCGATGATCGACCTGTCCACCATGGTCGGCAGGGTCATCTCGCCCACCAACAGCCGGGTCGCCGCCCTGCGGGACAGGGTGATTCACGCGGCGTCGGCGGTGCCTACGCTCAAGCGCTACGTGCTCGAGATGCGGTTCAAACCGATGCCGCGCTACACCGAGGGAGCCGTGCACCATGCGGGGGCGCCATCGGTGAACTCGCCGACGGGCACGCTGTTCATCCAACCGCGCGTCGACACCCGGGACGGCCGGGACCTGCTTCTCGACGATGTGCTCGGATCCGGCTTCGCGGTGCTGTGCTGGAGCAACGATCTGCGCGCCGTGCTGGGGGACGCCGCCTTCGCGCGATGGAAGGCGTTGGGCGCGAACTTCATCGAGGTCCGGCCGATGACACAACTGCACTGGACCGGCCACGACGACGAGGCGGTGACGGTCGTCGGCGACCGATCGGGCGCGCTCAAGTGCTGGTTCGACGCGACGTCGGAGTCGGTGCTGTTCCTGCGCCCCGACCGATGCATCGCCGCCGCCTGCATCGCCCAGCGCGCACCGGAGGTGTCGCAGGCGCTGTTCGGCGCGCTCCACCTGACCACGGAAGGAGGATCCCGTCCACATGTCGAGACTCGCGGTGTGCGCGCTGTCGCACAGCCCGTTGCTGAACCTTCCGGGACCGTCGCAGGAACTGCGTGACGACATCGGGTCGGCGATCGACGCAGCGCGGGACTTCGTCGCGGCCTTCGATCCCGACCTCGTCGTGACGTTCTCACCCGACCACTACAACGGGTTCTTCTACCGGGCGATGCCGCCGTTCTGCATCGGCACCGCTGCCGAGGGCGTCGGCGACTACGGCACGTACGCGGGCCCGCTCGACGTGCCTGCGGATCTCGCCACCGCCTGTGCCGCAGCGGTTCTGGACGCCGACGTGGACGTGGCGCTATCCGCGGCGATGCACGTCGACCACGGGACGGTACAGCCGCTGCAGGAACTCTTCGGCGATGCGACCGCCAAGCCCGTCATCCCGGTGTTCGTCAACTCGGTGGCAACGCCGCTGGGACCGATGCGACGGGTGCGCGCGCTGGGCGCGGCCGTCGGCCGCTACCTCGCCACGCTCGGCGCGCGCGTGCTGATCATCGGCTCGGGCGGGCTGTCGCACGATCCGCCCGTCCCGACGCTGGCCACCGCACCGCCCGCGGCGCTGGACCGCATCATCCACGGCGCGCCGATGACCTCCGAACAGCGGCAGGCCCGCCAGAGCGCAGTCATGGAGGCCGCCCGTCAGTTCGCCGCGGGGGAGGGTCCGCTCGCACCGCTGAACCCCGCGTGGGACCACGCGTTCCTCGATCTGCTGGACACGAACCGACTCGCCGACGTCGACGGGTGGGACAACGGCTGGATCGCCGCGCAAGCGGGCAATTCGGCCCATGAGGTGAGGACGTGGGTGGCGGCCTTCGCCGCGCTGGCGACCCAGGGCCCGTACACGACCGGGCACCGGTTCTACCGGGCGGCTCCGGAATTGATCGCCGGCTTCGCGATCCGGACGGCGATCACCGCATGAGCGCGGCGATGATCGACGTCGACCACACCACCGACGTGCTCGTCGTGGGTTCCGGCGGCGGCGGCATGACGGCCGCCCTGACCGCCGACGCCGCCGGACTGGACACCCTCGTCGTGGAGAAGTCGCCGCAATTCGGCGGCTCCACCGCGCTGTCCGGCGGCGGCATCTGGGTGCCCGG contains:
- a CDS encoding 3-carboxyethylcatechol 2,3-dioxygenase produces the protein MSHSPLLNLPGPSQELRDDIGSAIDAARDFVAAFDPDLVVTFSPDHYNGFFYRAMPPFCIGTAAEGVGDYGTYAGPLDVPADLATACAAAVLDADVDVALSAAMHVDHGTVQPLQELFGDATAKPVIPVFVNSVATPLGPMRRVRALGAAVGRYLATLGARVLIIGSGGLSHDPPVPTLATAPPAALDRIIHGAPMTSEQRQARQSAVMEAARQFAAGEGPLAPLNPAWDHAFLDLLDTNRLADVDGWDNGWIAAQAGNSAHEVRTWVAAFAALATQGPYTTGHRFYRAAPELIAGFAIRTAITA
- a CDS encoding bifunctional 3-(3-hydroxy-phenyl)propionate/3-hydroxycinnamic acid hydroxylase, whose amino-acid sequence is MTGGHDVDVVIVGAGPSGLTLANILGLQGVRTLVAEERDTLIDYPRGVGLDDEALRTFQSIGLVDRVLPHTVPNQILRFFDGKRRLLAEMAPPDARFGWPKRNGFVQPMVDAELFAGLHRFDHVDVQFGRTMATCIEDDDGVTVEFGEGPPVRARYVVGCDGGRSATRRLMGVSFDGTTSPTRWLVVDLANDPLGHPNSEVGADPRRPYVSISIAHGIRRFEFLIHPHETDEQADDPAFVTQMLAERVPYPEQVDMIRHRVYTHHSRIASSFRRGRLMLAGDAAHLMPVWQGQGYNSGIRDAANLGWKLAAVVTGQAEDALLDTYDVERRRHARAMIDLSTMVGRVISPTNSRVAALRDRVIHAASAVPTLKRYVLEMRFKPMPRYTEGAVHHAGAPSVNSPTGTLFIQPRVDTRDGRDLLLDDVLGSGFAVLCWSNDLRAVLGDAAFARWKALGANFIEVRPMTQLHWTGHDDEAVTVVGDRSGALKCWFDATSESVLFLRPDRCIAAACIAQRAPEVSQALFGALHLTTEGGSRPHVETRGVRAVAQPVAEPSGTVAGTA